The following coding sequences lie in one Cannabis sativa cultivar Pink pepper isolate KNU-18-1 chromosome 5, ASM2916894v1, whole genome shotgun sequence genomic window:
- the LOC115717265 gene encoding V-type proton ATPase subunit F: MAGRAQIPTKSSALIAMIADEDTITGFLLAGVGNVDLRRKTNYLIVDSKTTVKAIEDAFKEFTTKEDVAIVLISQYVANMIRFLVDSYNTPIPAILEIPSKDHPYDPAHDSVLSRVKYLFSAESVASDRR; encoded by the exons ATGGCTGGAAGAGCTCAAATTCCTACTAAAAGTTCTGCACTAATTGCCATGATTGCTGATGAG GATACCATTACTGGATTTTTGCTAGCTGGAGTGGGCAATGTTGATTTGCGAAGAAAGACAAACTATCTTATTGTCGATTCAA AAACCACAGTGAAAGCAATTGAAGATGCATTCAAAGAGTTCACCACAAAGGAGGACGTCGCCATTGTCTTAATTAGCCAATAT GTTGCAAACATGATAAGGTTCCTAGTGGACAGCTACAACACACCCATCCCAGCCATACTGGAGATCCCATCCAAGGATCATCCATACGACCCTGCTCACGATTCTGTTCTTTCTCGAGTCAAGTACCTCTTTTCTGCTGAATCTGTGGCCTCGGATAGACGTTGA